Part of the Candidatus Palauibacter australiensis genome, CCAAACGCCACCGGCGGTGCGCCTAGTAAAAGCCAGGGGCTTTACTTAAGTTGAGGAATGACCCGGGTGCGGCAGTGAACCGATGAACCTCGCATGCGTCGCGCTCGCGTTCGCGGTGTGCTTCGGTACGCGGTGCTGGATACTGGACGGATCGCGCGTCACCGAGATCGATGAAGCCTCCGCCGACACGCTCCAGAGCTGGTTCATCGGCGATTTCGGCGCCGATACGCTATGGGTCGGCGAGAGTGGCCGCATCGTCCATGCCATGAACCGGGAGACCGGCGAACGGGCGACCATCGACCGGATGCTCGTTCGGGTCACGCGTCATGGCCCAGAGGATTCGCAGACCCCCGCCCGACCCCGGAGCCGGCGCGACCCCCGCTAGCGGCGACCGCTAACGGGCCCGATACGGGGCCGGATCCCGGGCGCCCGCCGCCGCGAACCCGGCGAGCCTCAGGCGGCAGGAATCACACTCTCCACAGGCCGCGCCCGACGCATCGGGATCGTAGCAACTGCGCGTCATCCCGTAATCGACCCCCAGCGCCAGCCCCCGCCGGATGATCTCCGCCTTGGTGAGATCGATCAGGGGTGCATGGATCCGGAACGGCCGACTCCCCTCTACCCCCGCCTTGGTGCCGAGGGCGGCGAGGTGCTCGAACGCGTCGAGGAACTCGGGCCGACAGTCGGGATATCCGCTGTAATCGACCGCGTTGACGCCGATGAAGATGTCGGAGGCCCCGAGAACCTCCGCCCACGCGAGCGCCATCGACAGGAAGATCGTGTTTCGCGCCGGGACGTAGGTGATGGGGATGTCCTCGGACTCCGCTGGCCCGGGCCCGCCCTTGGGCACCTCCAGGTCATCGGTGAGCGCCGAACCCCCGAACGCGCGGAGA contains:
- the queC gene encoding 7-cyano-7-deazaguanine synthase QueC, translated to MGRRAVVLLSGGLDSATTLAIAVEQGYRPCALTLRYGQRHEREVDAARRVAEAMAVSRHVIAAVDLRAFGGSALTDDLEVPKGGPGPAESEDIPITYVPARNTIFLSMALAWAEVLGASDIFIGVNAVDYSGYPDCRPEFLDAFEHLAALGTKAGVEGSRPFRIHAPLIDLTKAEIIRRGLALGVDYGMTRSCYDPDASGAACGECDSCRLRLAGFAAAGARDPAPYRAR